A DNA window from Hoplias malabaricus isolate fHopMal1 chromosome 5, fHopMal1.hap1, whole genome shotgun sequence contains the following coding sequences:
- the lsm3 gene encoding snRNA-associated Sm-like protein LSm3: MADEVEQQQTTNTVEEPLDLIRLSLDERIYVKMRNDRELRGRLHAYDQHLNMILGDVEETVTTVEIDEETYEEIYKSTKRNIPMLFVRGDGVVLVAPPLRVG, from the exons ATGGCGGACGAAGTTGAACAG CAACAGACCACCAACACAGTGGAAGAGCCGCTGGACCTGATCCGGCTGAGCTTAGACGAGCGAATTTATGTCAAGATGAGGAACGACAGAGAGCTTCGAGGAAGGTTACAT GCTTATGACCAACATTTGAACATGATCCTTGGAGATGTGGAAGAGACTGTAACAACGGTGGAGATTGATGAGGAGACATATGAAGAAATTTACAAG TCTACGAAGAGGAACATCCCGATGCTGTTCGTCCGAGGCGATGGTGTGGTGCTGGTGGCTCCGCCTTTGAGGGTTGGGTAA